In Rhinatrema bivittatum chromosome 1, aRhiBiv1.1, whole genome shotgun sequence, a single genomic region encodes these proteins:
- the CCNG2 gene encoding cyclin-G2 gives MKDLGAVEQTSNEVFQLFKQLNLHLEQEWKFQPREKGLNLIESTLENENTICPKLRDTKVEDLWSLTNFFGFQTETFVLAVNILDRFLALMKVKPKHLACIGISCFQLAAQIVEEECNIPSTHDVIRISQCKCTISDLKRMENIISDKLHFEFKATTALTFLRLYHSIVLCHTSKRKEVLNLDKLEAQLKACSCRLLFSKAKPSVLALCLLTLEVETLKSIELFEIALRVQKHSKVNDADLFYWRELVAKCLADYSSPECCKPDHKKLVWIVSRRTAQNLHNSYYSVPELPTIPEGSCFSESESEDSCEDMSCGEESLSSSPPSDGEGSFFDSFKPRSKLHTLSFQP, from the exons ATGAAGGATTTGGGAGCCGTAGAACAAACCAGCAATGAAGTCTTCCAACTGTTTAAACAGTTAAATCTTCATTTGGAGCAGGAATGGAAATTTCAACCCCGGGAAAAGGGACTAAATCTCATCGAGTCCACCCTTGAG aATGAAAACACTATCTGCCCTAAACTGAGGGATACCAAAGTGGAAGATTTATGGAGTTTAACTAACTTCTTTGGATTTCAGACTGAAACATTTGTCCTAGCTGTCAATATTCTGGACAGGTTTTTGGCTCTTATGAAG GTGAAGCCTAAACATTTGGCTTGCATTGGGATCTCTTGTTTTCAGTTAGCTGCTCAAATAGTTGAAGAAGAATGCAATATTCCATCCACACATGATGTCATTCGTATCAGCCAATGTAAATGCACCATATCTGACCTGAAAAGGATGGAAAACATCATTTCAGACAAACTGCACTTTGAGTTTAAAGCTACCACTGCCTTAACATTTTTACGCTTATACCACAGTATTGTGCTATGCCATACTTCAAAAAG gaaagAAGTATTGAATCTGGACAAACTGGAAGCACAGTTGAAAGCTTGTAGTTGCCGATTATTGTTTTCTAAGGCAAAA CCCTCAGTATTAGCCCTGTGCCTTCTCACTCTCGAAGTAGAGACTTTAAAATCAATTGAGCTATTTGAAATTGCTCTGCGTGTTCAAAAGCACTCCAAA GTGAATGATGCTGATTTATTCTACTGGAGGGAATTGGTTGCAAAATGCTTAGCAGATTATTCTTCTCCTGAATGCTGTAAGCCTGATCACAAAAAGTTGGTATGGATTGTTTCAAGACGTACAGCGCAGAATCTGCACAATAGCTATTACAGTGTTCCTGAGTTACCAACTATCCCGGAGGGTAGCTGCttcagtgagagtgagag TGAGGACTCGTGTGAAGACATGAGCTGTGGAGAAGAAAGCTTAAGCAGTTCCCCACCCAGTGATGGAGAAGGATCCTTCTTCGATAGTTTCAAACCCAGATCCAAGCTGCATACTCTCAGTTTTCAGCCATAG